The Hemibagrus wyckioides isolate EC202008001 linkage group LG12, SWU_Hwy_1.0, whole genome shotgun sequence genome includes a window with the following:
- the LOC131362451 gene encoding uncharacterized protein LOC131362451, with the protein MEVSMMRCVWAALCVAMLGMSGSAEGASLVPLKAANSDPWFTFVLTMDITNRIFDNSLLNPESLDYNITFEEVNNALYSVYGCPTCDTHTFYESVATMSFSDMSGSVAVAATLVFDTHQINTMVVKSLFLQAITNRNEINGLEINPESVQVIPGSVPATTPTTTPTTTHTYTCDPFASAPSFHLLISCLTSTTTPTTTPTTTSTTTPTTTPTTTPTTTHTYTCDPFASAPSFHLLISCLISTTTPTTTPTTTPTTTPTTTSTTTLTTTPTTTPTTTPTTTSTTTPTTTPTTTPTTTPTTTPTTTPTTTSTTTHTCDTFASPPSFH; encoded by the exons ATGGAGGTCTCCATGATGCGGTGCGTTTGGGCGGCTCTCTGCGTCGCCATGTTAGGGATGTCAG GCTCTGCTGAAGGTGCAAGTTTGGTGCCGTTAAAAGCAGCAAACTCCGACCCGTGGTTCACTTTTGTCTTGACCATGGACATCACCAACCGTATCTTCGATAATTCTCTCCTCAACCCTGAATCTCTAGACTATAATATCACGTTTGAGGAAGTTAACAATGCG CTCTACTCTGTCTACGGCTGCCCCacttgtgacacacacacattttatgaaAGTGTAGCAACCATGTCCTTCAG TGACATGTCTGGTTCTGTGGCTGTTGCGGCCACTCTTGTGTTCGACACACACCAAATCAATACCATGGTGGTTAAATCTCTGTTTCTGCAAGCCATCACCAACAGGAATGAAATAAATGGTCTGGAAATCAACCCTGAATCCGTACAGG TCATACCAGGATCAGTTCCTGCCACTACTCCAACCACTACTCCAACCACTACTCATACATATACCTGTGACCCCTTTGCTTCAGCCCCTTCCTTTCACTTATTAATTTCATGTCTTACCTCTACCACTACTCCAACCACTACTCCGACCACTACTTCAACCACTACTCCAACCACTACTCCAACCACTACTCCAACCACTACTCATACATATACCTGTGACCCCTTTGCTTCAGCCCCTTCCTTTCACTTATTAATTTCATGTCTTATCTCTACCACTACTCCGACCACTACTCCGACCACTACTCCGACCACTACTCCGACCACTACTTCGACCACTACTCTGACCACTACTCCGACCACTACTCCGACCACTACTCCGACCACTACTTCGACCACTACTCCGACCACTACTCCGACCACTACTCCGACCACTACTCCGACCACTACTCCGACCACTACTCCAACCACTACTTCAACCACTACTCATACATGTGACACCTTTGCTTCACCTCCTTCCTTTCACTAA
- the polr3gla gene encoding RNA polymerase III subunit GL a — translation MSGRGRGRSLFTFNVDSLGFGRGEALPSSAQAPSPLYPPMQFRPVPLQTGEEVDYMLALKQEFRASSKNLPFHIQPAAPKKDVARYSDKYQNGEPKHSEWTPDWTRLPKELCIKVQKSRKPKTKPLVKRKTKPAAAGKELIQKLENLEKKEDENQSEEEDEEKKKKTGEEEEEPDDAEEYDEEELEEETDYIMSYFDNGEGFGGDSDDNMDEATY, via the exons ATGTCAGGAAGAGGTCGAGGTCGGAGTCTCTTCACCTTTAACGTGGATTCTTTGGGTTTCGGGAGAGGAGAAGCTTTACCCAGCAGCGCCCAGGCTCCTTCACCGCTCTACCCT CCCATGCAGTTCAGACCGGTTCCTCTGCAGACGGGAGAGGAGGTGGACTACATGCTCGCTCTTAAACAGGAATTCCGAGCTTCCAGCAAGAACCTGCCCTTCCACATCCAACCAGCAGCACCTAAGAAAG ACGTGGCCCGTTACTCTGATAAATACCAGAATGGAGAGCCCAAGCACAGCGAATGGACTCCAG ACTGGACTCGACTCCCTAAAGAACTCTGCATCAAAGTTCAGAAGTCGCGCAAACCCA AGACCAAACCTTTAGTGAAGCGCAAAACTAaacctgctgctgctggcaaAGAACTCATACAGAAACTGGAG AACCTGGAAAAGAAAGAGGATGAGAACCAATccgaggaggaggacgaggagaagaagaaaaagacgggagaggaagaagaagagccTGACGATGCAGAGGAGTACGACGAAGAAGAGCTCGAGGAG GAGACCGACTACATCATGTCCTACTTCGACAACGGCGAGGGTTTCGGAGGCGACAGCGACGACAACATGGACGAAGCCACATACTGA